In Desulfosoma caldarium, the following are encoded in one genomic region:
- a CDS encoding response regulator has protein sequence MAKILVVDDEEHIRLLYSEELRDAGYEVITADSGYKLLERIEEEKPDLVILDIKMVDYDGLDLLQDIRSRFYDLPVILSTAYDTFKEDSKSIAADYYVVKSFDLTELKKKIAMALETHLPG, from the coding sequence ATGGCGAAAATTTTGGTGGTCGATGACGAAGAGCACATTCGGCTGCTCTATTCGGAGGAGCTTCGGGATGCTGGCTACGAAGTCATCACGGCGGACAGTGGCTACAAGCTGCTGGAGCGGATCGAGGAGGAAAAGCCTGACCTGGTGATTTTGGACATCAAAATGGTGGACTACGACGGCTTGGACCTTTTGCAGGATATTCGTAGCCGGTTCTACGATCTGCCGGTGATTCTTTCCACCGCGTACGACACCTTCAAGGAAGATTCCAAATCCATTGCCGCCGATTACTACGTGGTGAAAAGCTTTGACCTGACTGAGCTCAAGAAAAAAATCGCCATGGCGCTGGAAACCCATCTGCCCGGCTAA
- a CDS encoding glycosyltransferase translates to MIAVEENPQGVQQAEIVVAIPTYNEAAFIGRAVEIVGRGLREHYADRSSVIINCDNASVDGTRDVFFQAATDVPRLYLSTEPHRRGKGANIRMLFEKVASLAPHAVLILEADITNLTPMWVPMFIEPIFRGAAYVTPLYMRHKYESTVTSAIVYPMLRCLYGRRVRQPDAGDCAFRGDMADIFLKASAWSEAVEGRGIDVWMAGVALTSRLPVWQTIIGSPKKHRAKDPFAQLPYRFPHALSALFDQMEAYAEFWKRVKWSKPTALFNSDGLEMDTPPLVEINAPRLYQRFLEGFQENEALWRQIFDPMTMNKLEEIRRMPYEQFSFPSQTWAALLFDAACAYRGLTVQERERLLDSLVPLYLGKVVAFVKRTERLSVQQAEEYVEQTCAIFEESKPYLLERWPS, encoded by the coding sequence ATGATCGCCGTGGAAGAAAACCCTCAAGGTGTGCAACAGGCGGAGATCGTGGTGGCCATTCCCACGTATAACGAAGCGGCTTTTATCGGGCGGGCCGTGGAAATCGTGGGGCGAGGCCTTCGAGAGCACTATGCCGACCGGTCCTCGGTCATCATCAACTGCGACAACGCTTCGGTGGACGGCACGCGGGATGTGTTCTTTCAGGCAGCCACGGATGTCCCGCGCCTCTATCTCTCCACAGAACCTCATCGGCGCGGCAAAGGGGCCAACATTCGCATGCTTTTTGAGAAAGTTGCATCCCTTGCCCCGCATGCCGTTCTCATTCTGGAAGCGGACATCACCAACCTCACTCCCATGTGGGTGCCCATGTTCATCGAGCCCATTTTTCGAGGGGCGGCCTATGTGACGCCGCTTTACATGCGGCACAAATATGAAAGCACGGTCACGTCCGCCATCGTTTATCCCATGCTTCGATGCCTGTACGGCCGTCGCGTGCGGCAGCCCGATGCCGGAGACTGCGCTTTTCGCGGAGACATGGCGGACATTTTCCTCAAGGCTTCGGCGTGGTCGGAAGCCGTGGAGGGCCGAGGCATTGACGTGTGGATGGCCGGCGTGGCCCTCACCTCGCGCCTTCCCGTCTGGCAAACCATCATCGGCTCTCCTAAGAAACATCGCGCCAAGGATCCTTTCGCTCAATTGCCCTACCGGTTCCCCCACGCATTGTCCGCCCTGTTTGACCAGATGGAAGCTTATGCGGAGTTCTGGAAGCGGGTCAAGTGGAGCAAGCCGACGGCGTTGTTCAACTCGGATGGTCTAGAAATGGACACACCGCCCCTAGTGGAAATCAATGCACCGCGCCTGTATCAGCGTTTTCTTGAAGGGTTTCAGGAAAACGAAGCGCTGTGGCGCCAAATCTTCGATCCCATGACCATGAACAAGCTGGAGGAAATACGGCGCATGCCTTATGAACAGTTCAGCTTTCCCAGCCAAACCTGGGCGGCTCTCTTGTTTGATGCGGCCTGCGCTTACCGGGGTTTAACGGTCCAAGAGCGCGAGCGGTTACTGGATTCCCTGGTGCCGCTTTATCTCGGAAAGGTGGTGGCTTTTGTCAAACGCACGGAACGCCTGTCCGTGCAGCAGGCCGAAGAGTACGTGGAGCAGACCTGTGCCATCTTTGAAGAATCCAAGCCGTACCTGCTGGAAAGATGGCCTTCATGA
- the hflC gene encoding protease modulator HflC — protein MSAMPQNLRIPVIVVAVVLGVLAAGSLFIVSETEQVVITQWGRPVGEPITRAGLHFKLPIIQKANFFEKRVLKWDGSPNQIPTRDKKYIWVDTTARWRIKDPLLFLQRVGNVSTALSRLDGIIDSVVRDHVSNNYLGELVRSEGWKRARESLIEAGLDDYQIILGEEGEADSEGLVALKKGREKITREMVADASRLLPEFGIELLDIRIKRINYVQSVQQRVFERMISERKRIAAQYRSEGEGERAAILGQMERDLARIQSEAYRTAEEIRGKADAQATRIYAETFGKNPEFYQFYQTLDFYKRYENPRGLFVLGTDAELFRYLQEREPEGVNP, from the coding sequence ATGAGTGCCATGCCGCAGAACCTTCGCATTCCTGTGATTGTCGTGGCCGTGGTGCTCGGCGTTTTGGCGGCCGGTTCCCTCTTCATCGTTTCGGAAACGGAACAAGTGGTCATCACCCAGTGGGGAAGGCCCGTGGGAGAACCCATCACCCGCGCCGGACTTCATTTCAAGCTTCCCATCATTCAAAAGGCCAACTTTTTTGAAAAGCGCGTCCTCAAATGGGACGGGAGCCCGAATCAGATTCCCACTCGGGACAAGAAATACATCTGGGTGGACACCACGGCCCGATGGCGGATCAAGGACCCACTGCTCTTTCTTCAGCGCGTGGGCAATGTGAGCACGGCCTTGAGCCGTTTGGACGGCATCATCGATTCGGTGGTGCGAGATCATGTGTCCAATAACTACCTTGGGGAATTGGTGCGCAGCGAAGGGTGGAAACGGGCTCGAGAGAGCCTCATAGAAGCCGGCCTAGACGATTACCAGATCATATTGGGCGAGGAAGGCGAAGCCGATTCCGAAGGGTTGGTCGCTTTGAAGAAAGGGCGGGAAAAAATCACACGGGAAATGGTGGCCGACGCCTCAAGGCTTCTGCCCGAGTTCGGCATCGAACTGTTGGACATTCGCATCAAACGCATTAACTATGTGCAATCGGTGCAGCAGCGGGTCTTTGAACGCATGATCTCGGAACGAAAGCGCATCGCCGCTCAGTACCGCTCTGAAGGCGAAGGGGAGCGGGCGGCGATTTTGGGCCAGATGGAACGGGATCTGGCCAGGATTCAGTCCGAGGCCTATCGTACGGCGGAAGAGATTCGAGGCAAGGCGGATGCGCAAGCCACGCGCATCTACGCGGAAACTTTTGGCAAGAACCCGGAATTTTACCAATTCTATCAAACGCTCGATTTCTATAAACGGTACGAGAATCCTCGAGGCCTGTTTGTTTTGGGAACGGATGCGGAGCTGTTCCGGTATTTGCAGGAGCGTGAGCCGGAAGGGGTAAACCCATGA
- the hflK gene encoding FtsH protease activity modulator HflK: protein MDWERPPHRGQGPGVPPDLEQVINRLRQRFSFPSMKGGAFWIVALVVLVLVVGANAYYTVDPQETAVVLRFGRFVRTEGPGLHFKIPFGVETVTKVLTGRVLQREYGYRTVAPGVRSRFVEEGFEEEARMLSGDLNVVDLQWTVQYKIRDPMEYLFRLHDVESTLDDISESVMRRIVGNRFADEVLTVGRASIAEMARQEIQEIMDMYHTGLQIVTVKLQNANPPDPVKAAFNEVNEARQEKERMINEAQQAYNERIPKARGEARQTVTQAEGYATQRINRAIGETTRFRSILDEYEKAPDVTRRRMYLEAMTEFAAKAGNFLVLDSGGAGVLPILDLNQVVRQWAEAGSVPGKAGE, encoded by the coding sequence ATGGATTGGGAAAGACCCCCACACCGAGGCCAAGGCCCCGGGGTGCCTCCCGACCTGGAACAAGTCATCAACCGGCTGCGCCAACGGTTTTCTTTTCCCAGCATGAAAGGTGGGGCCTTTTGGATCGTGGCCCTTGTGGTCCTTGTTCTGGTGGTGGGCGCCAATGCCTACTACACGGTGGATCCTCAGGAAACCGCCGTGGTGCTGCGCTTCGGACGGTTTGTTCGCACGGAGGGCCCGGGGCTGCACTTCAAGATTCCGTTCGGCGTCGAAACCGTGACCAAGGTACTCACAGGCCGCGTGTTGCAGCGCGAATACGGATACCGAACCGTGGCGCCGGGCGTGCGTTCCCGGTTTGTCGAAGAGGGTTTTGAAGAAGAAGCTCGAATGCTGAGTGGCGACCTCAACGTGGTGGATCTCCAATGGACCGTTCAGTATAAGATTCGAGACCCCATGGAGTACCTGTTTCGGCTGCACGATGTGGAAAGCACGCTGGATGATATTTCCGAGTCGGTAATGCGCCGCATTGTGGGCAACCGCTTCGCCGATGAAGTGCTCACGGTGGGCCGAGCTTCCATTGCCGAAATGGCCCGCCAGGAGATTCAGGAGATCATGGACATGTACCACACGGGGTTGCAGATTGTCACAGTGAAGCTGCAAAACGCCAACCCGCCAGATCCTGTCAAGGCCGCTTTTAATGAGGTCAACGAAGCACGCCAGGAAAAGGAACGCATGATCAACGAAGCGCAGCAGGCCTACAACGAGCGCATTCCCAAGGCGCGAGGCGAAGCGCGCCAGACCGTCACGCAGGCGGAAGGCTACGCCACCCAGAGGATCAATCGAGCGATAGGGGAAACCACCCGTTTTCGGAGCATCCTCGACGAATACGAAAAGGCTCCGGACGTGACCCGGCGCCGGATGTATCTGGAAGCCATGACAGAGTTTGCCGCCAAGGCCGGCAACTTTCTGGTGCTGGATTCCGGCGGGGCGGGTGTTTTGCCCATTTTGGACTTGAACCAAGTGGTGCGGCAGTGGGCCGAGGCGGGTTCCGTGCCGGGAAAGGCGGGAGAATGA
- a CDS encoding threonyl-tRNA synthetase editing domain-containing protein yields MKLLMFYAPHFWYQTFQKTVPEVPDRDEEKALENAVVIFFHAEAHDEERQSKVVEKWVKNAKWIARKFNTTTVVLHSFNHLAETKASPEATQAMVQVVRQRLERTGFTVVETPFGYLNEWKIHVAGDSLAKVFKNL; encoded by the coding sequence ATGAAGCTTCTCATGTTCTACGCGCCCCACTTCTGGTATCAGACTTTTCAAAAAACCGTGCCCGAAGTACCCGACCGGGATGAGGAAAAGGCCTTGGAAAACGCGGTGGTCATCTTCTTCCACGCGGAAGCGCATGACGAAGAACGGCAAAGCAAGGTGGTGGAAAAGTGGGTCAAAAACGCCAAGTGGATCGCTCGAAAGTTCAACACCACCACCGTTGTTCTTCATTCCTTCAATCACTTGGCGGAAACCAAGGCGTCCCCTGAAGCGACCCAGGCCATGGTTCAGGTCGTGCGCCAGCGCCTGGAACGCACCGGCTTTACGGTCGTGGAAACCCCTTTTGGATACCTCAACGAATGGAAAATTCACGTGGCGGGCGATTCCCTCGCCAAGGTTTTCAAAAACCTTTAA
- a CDS encoding universal stress protein: MERLLIALDDRPGSLKAVEYAARLLKGCVHVEFVLFHVLPPASPNLLTRDVIRRIEAIQESLPHVAGYFWHPEEEDKMRRTFATARDILLQAGFSKSLIHEDFGVEGQEIAYIIVERAKALNCSTVVMGRRGLSRVKEFFLGSVSKSVTSLARGMTVWIVDA, translated from the coding sequence ATGGAGCGACTGCTCATCGCCTTGGACGATCGGCCCGGATCCTTGAAAGCCGTGGAATACGCCGCACGCCTTCTTAAAGGATGCGTTCATGTGGAATTCGTCCTCTTTCATGTGCTGCCACCGGCTTCGCCCAATCTCCTTACGCGCGACGTCATTCGCCGCATCGAAGCCATCCAGGAATCCCTCCCTCACGTGGCCGGCTACTTTTGGCATCCGGAAGAGGAAGACAAAATGCGGCGCACCTTTGCCACCGCTCGAGATATTCTTCTTCAAGCAGGCTTTTCAAAAAGCCTTATCCATGAAGATTTCGGCGTCGAAGGCCAAGAAATCGCTTATATCATCGTGGAGCGCGCCAAGGCCCTAAACTGTTCCACTGTGGTCATGGGGCGAAGGGGTTTGAGTCGCGTGAAGGAGTTTTTTCTGGGAAGCGTCTCCAAGTCCGTCACCAGCCTCGCTCGGGGCATGACGGTCTGGATCGTGGACGCCTGA
- a CDS encoding universal stress protein, giving the protein MSDNLYRSIAFCTDFSDNADEAFTAAKDLAWRYGATLHLVHVMVTFTSAPIREIYVPLEMDMHFVERATEAVKTTMEERYVRRLREKQPYELHILSGYPASEIVRFVQENSIDLVVMGSHGLTGIAHVLFGSTADRVVRKAPCSVLTVRFTKKD; this is encoded by the coding sequence ATGAGCGATAATCTTTACCGATCCATCGCTTTTTGCACGGATTTCAGTGACAACGCCGATGAAGCTTTTACCGCGGCCAAGGATTTGGCCTGGCGTTACGGTGCCACACTGCATTTGGTCCATGTGATGGTGACTTTTACCTCGGCGCCCATTCGTGAAATCTATGTGCCGCTGGAAATGGACATGCATTTTGTGGAACGGGCCACCGAAGCGGTCAAAACGACGATGGAAGAACGGTATGTGAGGCGGCTTCGAGAAAAACAACCTTACGAACTGCACATTCTTTCCGGGTACCCAGCTTCGGAAATTGTGCGTTTCGTGCAAGAAAACAGCATCGACCTGGTGGTCATGGGATCCCACGGCTTGACGGGCATCGCCCACGTGCTTTTTGGAAGCACGGCGGACCGCGTCGTGCGCAAAGCTCCTTGTTCCGTGCTCACCGTGCGTTTCACGAAAAAGGACTAA
- a CDS encoding NAD-dependent epimerase produces the protein MTDHPVADASVPVLVTGTAGFIGFHLAQRLLEDGHTVVGVDVVNEYYDVRIKWDRLRILEDYERFVFHRLDLADREATQAIFDRYSFSVVVHLAAQAGVRYSLVNPYAYVDSNLTGFMNILEGCRLHRVCHLVFASSSSVYGANTRMPFSVHHNVDHPVSLYAATKKANELMAHTYAHLYGLPCTGLRFFTVYGPWGRPDMALFLFTRAILNGEAIKVFNYGKMRRDFTYIDDIIEGVVRVMAKAPTPDVAWTGDAPDPGTSSAPYRIYNIGNHQPVELMEFIGILEECLGRKAIKEFLPMQPGDVPATYADIDDLVRDFGFRPTTPLREGIQKFVTWYLDYYGSSGV, from the coding sequence ATGACGGATCATCCCGTGGCCGATGCGTCCGTGCCCGTGCTGGTCACCGGCACGGCCGGCTTCATCGGCTTTCATCTGGCCCAAAGGCTTCTGGAGGACGGCCACACCGTGGTGGGCGTGGATGTGGTCAACGAATACTACGATGTGCGCATCAAATGGGACCGCCTGAGGATCCTAGAAGACTATGAGCGGTTCGTCTTTCATCGGCTCGACCTGGCGGATCGTGAGGCCACGCAAGCGATCTTTGATCGCTATTCGTTTTCCGTCGTCGTGCATTTGGCGGCCCAGGCCGGCGTGCGCTATTCCCTGGTCAACCCCTACGCCTACGTGGACAGCAACCTCACGGGCTTCATGAACATTCTGGAAGGCTGTCGCCTTCACCGAGTGTGCCACCTGGTGTTTGCCTCTTCCAGTTCCGTTTACGGCGCCAACACGCGCATGCCCTTTTCCGTACACCACAATGTGGATCATCCCGTGTCCCTGTACGCCGCCACCAAAAAAGCCAACGAACTCATGGCTCACACTTATGCGCACCTCTACGGTCTGCCCTGCACGGGCCTTCGCTTCTTTACGGTCTACGGCCCTTGGGGCCGACCGGACATGGCTCTTTTTCTCTTCACGCGAGCCATCTTGAATGGGGAGGCCATCAAGGTCTTTAACTACGGAAAGATGCGCCGCGATTTCACCTACATCGACGATATCATTGAAGGAGTCGTGCGCGTCATGGCCAAGGCACCCACCCCCGATGTCGCATGGACCGGCGATGCGCCGGATCCGGGAACCAGCTCCGCTCCATATCGCATCTACAACATCGGCAACCATCAGCCAGTGGAACTTATGGAATTCATCGGCATTCTTGAAGAATGCCTGGGTCGAAAAGCCATCAAGGAGTTCCTGCCCATGCAGCCCGGCGATGTCCCCGCCACGTACGCCGATATCGACGATTTGGTGCGCGATTTCGGCTTTCGCCCCACCACACCCCTTCGCGAAGGCATTCAAAAATTCGTGACCTGGTACCTCGACTACTACGGAAGTTCTGGGGTCTAA
- a CDS encoding protein-L-isoaspartate(D-aspartate) O-methyltransferase, whose protein sequence is MVLSPLGVGALRAWSMQRGSDSRFFQAREAMVREVLADMAATAGETGRGTLSAAVLEAMRRVPRHRFVADTLIEVAYENRPLPIGYGQTISQPFIVALMTELLDLPENAKVLEIGTGSGYQAAVLAHVAKEVYSVEILAPLGRSAETRLKALGYTNVHVKIDDGYYGWKEHAPFDGILVTAAAPHIPPPLLQQLKPGAKLVIPVGPPFLTQFLTVVHKSEDGTMTTRQVLPVAFVPLTRSGGRP, encoded by the coding sequence ATGGTTTTGTCCCCGTTGGGCGTTGGAGCACTTCGAGCGTGGTCTATGCAAAGGGGGAGCGATTCCCGGTTTTTTCAAGCCCGGGAAGCTATGGTGCGCGAAGTGCTGGCAGACATGGCCGCGACAGCTGGGGAAACGGGTCGAGGGACACTCTCAGCAGCGGTGCTTGAGGCCATGCGGCGGGTCCCGCGGCATCGTTTCGTTGCGGACACGCTCATCGAGGTCGCTTACGAAAACAGGCCCCTTCCCATCGGTTACGGCCAAACCATCTCTCAGCCCTTCATCGTGGCCCTCATGACCGAGCTTCTGGATCTTCCTGAAAATGCCAAAGTTTTGGAAATCGGCACGGGCTCTGGGTATCAAGCTGCCGTCTTGGCTCATGTGGCCAAAGAGGTCTACTCCGTGGAAATTCTAGCCCCCTTGGGTCGGAGTGCCGAAACGCGCTTGAAAGCGTTGGGATACACGAACGTGCATGTAAAAATCGATGATGGCTATTATGGCTGGAAAGAGCACGCCCCCTTTGACGGAATCCTGGTGACCGCCGCGGCACCCCATATTCCTCCGCCGCTTCTTCAGCAACTGAAACCCGGCGCCAAACTGGTCATTCCTGTGGGCCCGCCGTTTCTGACGCAATTTCTTACGGTGGTTCACAAGTCGGAGGACGGCACCATGACCACACGGCAGGTTCTTCCCGTGGCGTTTGTGCCGCTGACCCGAAGCGGTGGCAGGCCATGA